A part of Microbacterium atlanticum genomic DNA contains:
- a CDS encoding HNH endonuclease signature motif containing protein, with protein MTDAARDKAEAQRAGELADELRRIQAEEAALHARRIHVLAEAFAITEAQTSRIASSASKEREMPLRSMAAELGMAVRMNDRTMQSRMWDAFTLCTSFRVTTTALEEGRITQAHASAILDTGRVIDEPSARAAFEQTVLGYAETTTPARTRAYARSQADVFNPLTMQERHDLAVQGRRIWVTDLDDGMSLLHQLLPTVIAHGILDRTTRQARLIMSVDRARRRAFADEDRGGVASGGVASGGVAPGGVASGGVIGVDNGGWAGGPRCAGDASLSKDASPAASTEPDEPVWFDDRTLDQTRADLVADMLLTGAPCIDPAADAAPGGLGSIRAHVQVTIPVTTLTGVTSGGAELDGIAPVDPETARQLAGNAPGWDRILTDPVTGIVLAVDRHDPPPAMRRFLDARDRHCRAPGCRRPARQCDHDHTIDYALGGRTEYGNLANVCKRHHTLKHASRWTVRQLAGGTLEFTSPSGRAYSDTPTPRVVFLPSDEPPAPF; from the coding sequence ATGACCGACGCAGCACGCGACAAGGCCGAGGCGCAGCGCGCGGGCGAGCTCGCTGACGAGCTGCGCCGGATCCAGGCCGAAGAGGCCGCTCTGCACGCCCGTCGCATCCACGTGCTGGCCGAGGCGTTCGCCATCACCGAGGCGCAGACTTCTCGAATCGCCTCCTCCGCCTCGAAGGAGCGCGAGATGCCGTTGCGCTCAATGGCGGCCGAGCTCGGCATGGCCGTGCGCATGAACGATCGCACGATGCAGTCGCGGATGTGGGATGCCTTCACGCTGTGCACATCCTTTCGCGTAACGACGACGGCGCTCGAAGAGGGACGCATCACCCAGGCGCATGCCAGCGCCATCCTCGACACCGGTCGGGTCATCGACGAGCCCTCCGCGCGCGCCGCGTTCGAGCAGACCGTGCTCGGCTATGCCGAGACCACCACTCCCGCGCGCACCCGCGCCTACGCCCGGTCGCAGGCCGACGTGTTCAACCCCCTCACGATGCAGGAACGGCACGATCTCGCGGTGCAGGGCCGCCGCATCTGGGTCACCGACCTCGACGACGGCATGTCACTTCTGCACCAGCTGCTTCCCACCGTGATCGCGCACGGCATCCTCGACCGCACGACGCGACAGGCCCGGCTCATCATGAGCGTCGACCGTGCCCGCCGCCGCGCGTTCGCAGATGAGGATCGCGGCGGTGTGGCCTCGGGCGGCGTGGCCTCGGGCGGGGTGGCCCCGGGCGGTGTGGCCTCGGGCGGGGTGATCGGCGTGGACAACGGCGGCTGGGCAGGCGGCCCGCGGTGCGCGGGTGACGCGTCGCTGTCGAAGGATGCCTCTCCCGCGGCGTCAACGGAGCCGGACGAACCCGTCTGGTTCGACGACCGCACCCTCGATCAGACCCGGGCCGACCTCGTCGCTGACATGCTGCTCACCGGCGCACCTTGTATCGACCCGGCCGCGGATGCGGCGCCGGGCGGACTCGGCTCGATCCGGGCGCACGTTCAGGTCACCATCCCGGTCACCACCCTCACCGGCGTCACCTCAGGTGGAGCCGAGCTTGACGGCATCGCACCGGTCGACCCCGAGACGGCCCGCCAGCTGGCGGGAAACGCGCCGGGTTGGGATCGCATCTTGACCGATCCGGTGACCGGCATCGTTCTCGCCGTCGACCGCCACGATCCACCACCTGCGATGCGCCGATTCCTGGACGCCCGCGACAGACACTGCCGCGCGCCCGGATGCCGCAGACCGGCCCGGCAATGCGATCACGACCACACCATCGACTATGCGCTCGGCGGCCGAACCGAGTACGGCAACCTCGCCAATGTGTGCAAGCGACATCACACCTTGAAGCACGCGTCGCGCTGGACGGTGCGCCAACTGGCCGGCGGAACACTGGAGTTCACGAGTCCGTCCGGCCGGGCCTACTCCGACACCCCCACGCCACGGGTCGTCTTTCTTCCCAGCGATGAGCCACCGGCACCGTTCTGA
- a CDS encoding Dabb family protein, giving the protein MLFRIHDEVPEQDIEGAQRALRALAAFPGVVEWRVERSLDSRKGTILIEDATFSDRKAFETFRICPEHEAAASQMSAISDWWIGDYHSGGA; this is encoded by the coding sequence GTGCTCTTTCGCATCCACGACGAGGTGCCGGAGCAGGACATTGAGGGCGCGCAGCGAGCGCTGCGCGCCCTCGCCGCGTTCCCCGGAGTGGTCGAGTGGCGTGTCGAGAGGTCGCTCGACAGCCGCAAGGGCACGATCCTCATCGAGGATGCGACGTTCTCCGACAGGAAGGCCTTCGAGACGTTCCGTATCTGCCCGGAGCACGAAGCCGCGGCCTCACAGATGTCGGCGATCTCGGACTGGTGGATCGGCGACTACCACTCAGGCGGCGCCTGA
- a CDS encoding GDP-L-fucose synthase family protein, with amino-acid sequence MSGSSAIDGPAATASDGVNYTPGELDRDATFYIAGHRGLVGSAIKRKLEAEGFENVVGKSSSELDLKDRDAVFGYMAETKPKYVVLAAAKVGGILANSTYPVDFLSDNVRIQVNVLDAALANDVERVAFLGSSCIYPKFAAQPIREDSLLTGHLEETNDAYAIAKIAGILHTQAVRRQYGLPWISAMPTNLYGPNDNFSPKGSHVLPALIRRYDEAARAGAQSVTNWGTGTPRREFLHADDMADAVLHLLEHYDGPEQVNVGTGTDVTIREIAETIGGVVGFKGETEWDTSKPDGTPQKLLDVSKLAEAGWRSKIGLEEGLERTVAWYREHVDTIRQ; translated from the coding sequence GTGAGCGGGTCTTCAGCGATCGACGGCCCCGCGGCCACCGCGTCCGACGGCGTCAACTACACGCCCGGTGAGCTTGATCGCGACGCCACGTTCTACATCGCCGGCCACCGAGGCCTCGTCGGCTCCGCCATCAAGCGTAAGCTTGAAGCTGAGGGATTCGAGAACGTCGTCGGCAAGAGCTCGTCCGAGCTCGATCTCAAGGACCGCGATGCCGTGTTCGGCTACATGGCTGAGACCAAGCCGAAATACGTCGTGCTGGCTGCTGCCAAGGTCGGGGGCATCCTCGCGAACAGCACGTACCCCGTCGACTTCCTGAGCGACAACGTGCGTATCCAAGTCAACGTGCTCGATGCGGCACTGGCAAACGATGTGGAGCGCGTGGCATTCCTCGGCTCGTCGTGCATCTACCCCAAGTTCGCCGCGCAACCCATCCGGGAGGACTCGCTCCTCACTGGCCACCTCGAAGAGACGAACGACGCGTACGCGATCGCGAAGATCGCCGGCATCCTTCACACGCAGGCGGTGCGACGCCAATACGGACTGCCGTGGATCTCGGCGATGCCGACGAATCTGTACGGCCCGAACGACAACTTCTCGCCGAAGGGGTCGCACGTGCTGCCGGCGCTCATCCGCCGGTACGACGAAGCTGCCCGCGCCGGAGCACAAAGCGTGACCAACTGGGGCACCGGCACTCCGCGGCGCGAGTTCCTGCACGCGGACGACATGGCCGACGCGGTGCTGCACCTACTGGAGCACTACGACGGGCCGGAGCAGGTCAATGTCGGCACTGGCACCGACGTCACCATTCGTGAGATCGCGGAAACGATCGGGGGCGTGGTGGGCTTCAAGGGCGAGACCGAATGGGATACGTCGAAGCCCGATGGCACGCCGCAGAAGCTCCTCGACGTCTCGAAGCTGGCCGAAGCCGGTTGGAGGTCGAAGATCGGCCTCGAGGAGGGCCTCGAGCGGACCGTTGCCTGGTACCGCGAGCACGTCGACACGATCCGGCAGTAG